The following proteins are encoded in a genomic region of Natrinema sp. DC36:
- a CDS encoding HTR-like protein — protein MERMPLGISRLDRTIGGGAPTGSVVLLAGESGAGAREFCYTSAAMNGLVDADPELFDLYYGDLEPETTVPEAVHYVSFTDERSAIVSEMEFVMDDELVRAGTDDVSFVELAEEYFQLTPVPTAWYAEGMADITELGSHNERTDVLEALGEYLTEHATGNLVVIDSLTDLVAVADDRFGLSDLTVLLKGLKRASHRWGGVILLLINSDLLEPTELGRIKEATDGTLLFEWESGGSERARTLVVEQFRGVLSRLEDEDIVRFETEIHDGGFDISNVRKIR, from the coding sequence ATGGAGCGGATGCCGCTCGGAATCTCACGGCTCGACCGAACGATCGGCGGCGGTGCGCCGACCGGGAGCGTCGTCCTCCTGGCCGGCGAATCCGGTGCCGGGGCGCGGGAGTTCTGTTACACGAGCGCCGCGATGAACGGGCTCGTCGACGCCGATCCCGAACTGTTCGACCTCTACTACGGCGACCTCGAGCCGGAGACGACGGTCCCCGAGGCCGTTCACTACGTCTCGTTTACGGACGAGCGAAGCGCCATCGTCAGCGAGATGGAGTTCGTCATGGACGACGAACTCGTCCGGGCGGGGACGGACGACGTCTCGTTCGTCGAACTCGCCGAGGAGTACTTCCAGCTGACGCCGGTACCGACCGCCTGGTACGCCGAGGGGATGGCCGACATCACCGAACTCGGGTCGCACAACGAGCGAACCGACGTCCTCGAGGCGCTGGGCGAGTACCTGACCGAGCACGCGACGGGAAACCTCGTCGTGATCGACTCGCTGACCGACCTGGTCGCGGTGGCCGACGACCGATTCGGGCTGTCGGACCTGACCGTCCTACTGAAGGGACTCAAACGGGCGTCACACCGCTGGGGCGGCGTGATTCTGTTGCTCATCAACTCGGACCTCCTCGAGCCCACGGAGCTCGGCCGAATCAAGGAGGCCACCGACGGCACGCTGCTGTTCGAGTGGGAGAGCGGCGGCTCGGAGCGGGCTCGCACGCTCGTCGTCGAGCAGTTCCGCGGCGTGCTCTCCCGGCTCGAGGACGAGGACATCGTCCGGTTCGAGACCGAGATCCACGACGGCGGGTTCGATATCAGCAACGTCAGGAAGATTCGGTAG
- a CDS encoding beta-ribofuranosylaminobenzene 5'-phosphate synthase family protein, with protein MATATVSAGARLHVGFQNLSLARERLYGGIGVGLATPRVTVTAEPAPTVRADDSLVRTYASRAADVLDVPGVAVDAEESLPRHVGLGSGTQIALAVLAATARAHGLEPRVRTRAPAMGRGGRSGVGVATFERGGFAVDAGHPTNRFTTEPPAEGDWTVPPVVARHDLPANWRFLVVVPDADPGRSGDDEDASMRAVVERADPAIADEIAGVVTRKLLPAAAAGRLEPFGEAVAEIGRKNGAWYADAQGGVFRPPAGELVEALEECQVLSGVGQSSWGPVVYGVTDTGHADEAEAAAEDALADRGLEGRVILAEPAEGGARVRVDDDDR; from the coding sequence ATGGCGACCGCGACCGTCAGCGCGGGTGCGCGACTCCACGTCGGCTTTCAGAACCTCTCGCTCGCTCGCGAGCGGCTCTACGGCGGCATCGGCGTCGGGCTCGCGACCCCTCGAGTCACCGTCACGGCCGAGCCGGCCCCGACCGTCCGGGCCGACGATTCGCTCGTCCGGACGTACGCGAGCCGCGCCGCCGACGTTCTCGATGTCCCCGGCGTCGCGGTCGACGCCGAGGAGTCCCTGCCGCGCCACGTCGGCCTCGGCAGCGGGACCCAGATCGCACTGGCCGTGCTCGCGGCGACCGCGCGGGCCCACGGCCTCGAGCCTCGAGTTCGGACCCGCGCGCCGGCGATGGGCCGGGGTGGTCGCAGCGGCGTCGGCGTCGCGACTTTCGAGCGCGGCGGGTTCGCCGTCGACGCCGGCCACCCGACGAACCGCTTTACGACCGAGCCGCCGGCGGAAGGCGACTGGACGGTGCCGCCGGTCGTCGCCCGCCACGACCTGCCCGCGAACTGGCGGTTTCTCGTCGTCGTCCCCGACGCGGATCCCGGCCGCAGCGGCGACGACGAGGACGCGAGCATGCGCGCGGTCGTCGAGCGGGCCGATCCCGCTATCGCCGACGAGATCGCCGGCGTCGTCACCCGCAAATTGCTGCCGGCCGCGGCCGCGGGTCGACTCGAGCCGTTCGGCGAGGCCGTCGCCGAAATCGGCCGGAAAAACGGTGCCTGGTACGCCGACGCGCAGGGCGGCGTCTTCCGGCCACCCGCGGGCGAACTCGTCGAAGCCCTCGAGGAGTGTCAGGTCCTCTCCGGCGTCGGCCAGTCGTCGTGGGGACCGGTCGTCTACGGCGTGACCGATACCGGACACGCCGACGAGGCCGAAGCCGCGGCCGAGGACGCGCTCGCCGATCGCGGGCTCGAAGGCCGGGTTATCCTCGCGGAGCCGGCGGAGGGTGGGGCTCGAGTTCGAGTGGACGACGACGACCGGTAG
- a CDS encoding glycosyltransferase, with product MRTVDASVVVPARDEGERLERTLDSLAAQRFDGDLEVITVASGAETLRVARAHSVVDRVLADDRREGPGAARNRGAAVAGGDILLFTDADTVVPPSWVRRHYRHYATPIVVGVGGPLRPLEAGLRHRACFRLLSDWWYRACWPVGFVQQPGCNCSVRRTTFGSVGGFDDSLEFLEDTDLSLRLRREGTVAYDHTCPVDTSTRRQGRVGYARLCWTYLVGYLKYVVPGQSPTREYF from the coding sequence ATGCGGACAGTCGACGCCTCGGTCGTCGTCCCCGCCCGCGACGAAGGGGAGCGGCTCGAGCGAACCCTGGACTCGCTCGCCGCCCAACGGTTCGACGGCGATCTCGAGGTGATAACCGTCGCGAGCGGTGCGGAGACGCTTCGGGTCGCTCGAGCCCATTCGGTCGTCGATCGGGTGCTCGCCGACGACCGCAGGGAGGGGCCCGGGGCGGCCAGAAATCGAGGTGCAGCCGTCGCTGGTGGCGATATCCTCCTGTTCACCGATGCCGATACGGTCGTCCCGCCGTCGTGGGTTCGCCGCCACTACCGACACTACGCCACCCCCATTGTCGTCGGCGTCGGCGGACCGCTCCGGCCGCTCGAGGCCGGACTCCGACACCGAGCGTGCTTTCGACTCCTCTCGGACTGGTGGTATCGCGCGTGTTGGCCGGTCGGCTTCGTCCAGCAGCCCGGCTGTAACTGTAGCGTTCGGCGGACGACGTTCGGGTCGGTCGGCGGCTTCGACGACTCCCTGGAATTTCTCGAGGACACGGACCTCTCGCTGCGATTGCGCCGCGAGGGGACCGTCGCGTACGACCACACCTGTCCCGTCGACACGTCGACTCGCCGGCAGGGGCGAGTCGGCTACGCGCGGCTCTGCTGGACGTATCTCGTCGGCTACCTGAAGTACGTGGTACCCGGCCAGTCGCCGACGCGGGAGTACTTCTGA
- the ilvD gene encoding dihydroxy-acid dehydratase: MSSDDRFDYGKDEQLRSREVTEGPDKAPHRAMFRAMGFDDEDFGAPMIGVPNPAADITPCNVHLDDVAGAALEGVDEAGGMPIEFGTITISDAISMGTEGMKASLISRELIADSVELVSFGERMDGLVTIGGCDKNMPGMMMASIRTDLPSVFLYGGSIMPGEHEGREITVQNLFEGVGAVADGEMESEELDEMERNACPGAGSCGGMFTANTMASISEAIGFAPLGSAGPLAEDDARYEVAREAGELAVEVVDAQRKPSDFLSKESFENAIALQVAIGGSTNAVLHLLAMAAEAGVDLSIEEFDEVSRRTPKIANLQPGGTRVMQDLHEVGGIPVVLNALYEADLLHGDALTVTGNTIGEELERIDPPAIEDLDADFLYTVDEPKNEQGAIRILTGNLAPGGSVLKVTGDDELHHEGPVRVFEDEENAMAYVQEGRVESGDVIVIRNEGPQGGPGMREMLGVTSAVAGQGHAEDVALITDGRFSGATRGFSIGHVAPEAFAGGPIGLIEDGDVITIDIADRTLAVDVSDEELEARREEWEQPEPNYETGVLAKFGRDFGSAANGAVTNPGVKED, from the coding sequence ATGAGCAGCGACGATCGGTTCGACTACGGGAAAGACGAGCAGTTGCGGAGTCGGGAAGTGACGGAGGGACCGGACAAGGCCCCACACCGCGCGATGTTCCGGGCCATGGGGTTCGACGACGAGGACTTCGGCGCGCCGATGATCGGCGTCCCGAATCCGGCGGCCGACATCACGCCGTGTAACGTCCACCTGGACGACGTCGCCGGTGCGGCGCTCGAGGGCGTCGACGAGGCCGGCGGGATGCCCATCGAGTTCGGGACGATCACCATCTCCGACGCCATCTCGATGGGGACCGAGGGGATGAAGGCATCCCTGATCTCCCGGGAACTCATCGCCGACTCCGTCGAACTCGTCTCCTTCGGCGAGCGCATGGACGGGCTGGTCACCATCGGCGGCTGTGACAAGAACATGCCCGGAATGATGATGGCCTCGATCCGGACGGATCTGCCCTCCGTCTTCCTGTACGGCGGCTCTATCATGCCCGGCGAGCACGAGGGCCGAGAGATCACCGTCCAGAACCTCTTCGAGGGCGTCGGTGCCGTGGCGGACGGCGAGATGGAAAGCGAGGAACTCGACGAGATGGAGCGCAACGCCTGTCCCGGCGCCGGCTCCTGTGGCGGGATGTTCACCGCCAACACGATGGCCTCAATCTCCGAGGCGATCGGGTTCGCGCCGCTGGGTAGTGCCGGTCCGCTCGCCGAGGACGACGCGCGCTACGAGGTCGCCCGCGAGGCCGGCGAACTCGCCGTCGAAGTCGTCGACGCACAGCGCAAACCCTCCGACTTCCTCAGCAAGGAGTCGTTCGAAAACGCTATCGCGCTGCAGGTCGCCATCGGCGGCTCGACCAACGCCGTCCTCCACCTGCTGGCGATGGCCGCCGAAGCCGGCGTCGACCTCTCCATCGAGGAATTCGACGAGGTTAGCCGGCGGACACCGAAGATCGCAAACCTACAGCCCGGCGGCACGCGGGTCATGCAGGACCTCCACGAGGTCGGCGGCATCCCGGTCGTCCTGAACGCTCTCTACGAGGCGGACCTGCTCCACGGCGACGCGCTGACGGTCACGGGGAACACGATCGGCGAGGAACTCGAGCGGATCGACCCGCCGGCGATCGAGGACCTCGACGCCGACTTCCTCTACACCGTCGACGAGCCGAAGAACGAGCAGGGTGCCATTCGGATCCTGACGGGGAACCTCGCGCCCGGCGGCTCGGTCCTCAAGGTCACCGGCGACGACGAACTCCACCACGAGGGACCGGTCCGCGTCTTCGAGGACGAGGAAAACGCCATGGCGTACGTCCAGGAGGGACGCGTCGAGAGCGGCGACGTGATCGTCATCCGCAACGAGGGGCCACAGGGCGGGCCCGGCATGCGCGAGATGCTGGGCGTCACGAGCGCGGTCGCCGGTCAGGGCCACGCCGAAGACGTCGCGCTCATCACCGACGGTCGCTTCTCCGGCGCGACGCGCGGATTCTCGATCGGCCACGTCGCCCCCGAAGCGTTCGCCGGCGGCCCCATCGGTCTCATCGAGGACGGCGACGTGATCACCATCGACATCGCGGATCGCACCCTCGCGGTCGACGTCAGCGACGAGGAACTCGAGGCGCGCCGCGAGGAGTGGGAGCAGCCCGAACCCAACTACGAGACCGGCGTCCTGGCGAAGTTCGGCCGTGACTTCGGGTCGGCCGCCAACGGTGCCGTGACCAACCCCGGCGTCAAAGAGGACTGA
- a CDS encoding FAD synthase, with the protein MTRTVIAQGTFDILHPGHVHYLEAAAEMGDELYVIVARKTNVDHKEAPICPATQRRDVVGALEAVDEAILGHEEDIFVPIEEIDPDVIALGHDQHHDDEAIAAELERRGIDCSVRRASALEPNDDEQLLSTRLIIDRILERRT; encoded by the coding sequence ATGACGCGGACGGTCATCGCCCAGGGAACGTTCGACATCCTCCATCCCGGCCACGTCCACTATCTCGAGGCGGCCGCCGAGATGGGCGACGAGCTGTACGTCATCGTCGCCCGCAAGACGAACGTCGATCACAAGGAGGCGCCGATCTGCCCCGCGACGCAACGGCGTGACGTCGTCGGTGCGCTCGAGGCCGTCGACGAAGCGATACTCGGCCACGAGGAGGACATCTTCGTCCCGATCGAGGAGATCGATCCCGACGTGATCGCGCTCGGCCACGACCAGCACCACGACGACGAGGCCATCGCGGCCGAACTCGAGCGCCGCGGGATCGACTGTTCGGTCCGCCGGGCGAGTGCGCTGGAACCGAACGACGACGAGCAACTGCTCTCGACTCGGCTGATCATCGATCGGATTCTCGAACGACGCACGTAA
- a CDS encoding Mov34/MPN/PAD-1 family protein, with the protein MGLFDALFRSSEILGIAEETLEFALESSEASHPNEYMGFLRGTEAERLDLDREGLVITDILVVPGTESNSVSATVKTSQIPNDVKALGSIHSHPNGVISPSNADLDTFGRGSVHVIIGAPYRRTDWKAFDSQGKPTQLTVIDVDLPETEDFFDFTQADIDEELRR; encoded by the coding sequence ATGGGGCTGTTCGACGCGCTGTTCCGCTCGAGCGAGATTCTCGGTATCGCCGAGGAGACCCTCGAGTTCGCCCTCGAGTCCTCGGAGGCGTCCCACCCGAACGAGTATATGGGGTTTCTCCGGGGGACCGAGGCCGAGCGTCTGGATCTGGACCGGGAAGGCCTGGTCATCACGGATATCCTCGTGGTGCCCGGCACCGAGTCCAACAGCGTCAGTGCGACCGTCAAGACGAGCCAGATCCCCAATGACGTGAAGGCGCTGGGGAGCATCCACTCCCACCCGAACGGCGTGATCAGCCCGAGCAACGCGGATCTGGACACGTTCGGTCGCGGGAGCGTCCACGTCATCATCGGGGCGCCCTACCGCCGAACGGACTGGAAGGCGTTCGACTCACAGGGCAAGCCGACGCAGCTCACGGTGATCGACGTCGACCTCCCCGAGACCGAGGACTTCTTCGATTTCACGCAGGCGGATATCGACGAGGAACTTCGACGATGA
- a CDS encoding OB-fold nucleic acid binding domain-containing protein, which yields MTRDSAGEPGADDGDSVVYDLAPDCTAEDVETGRSYLAEINGIVDYGVFVDLSDSVSGLVHESVLEGTYGVGDELVVTLESVRENGDLAFEPADIDDYALETVSHDYSLTGTDRLEATVGEQIHLEGVVTQVKQTGGPTIFHVADENGVVPCAAFEEAGVRAYPTIEVGDVVRVTGTPEHRDGSVQIEVDGLSKLEGEDAAEARDRLEVALETRAEPHDVEPLIDWPAFEKLRPDLEEVARLLRRTVLEGRPIRVRHHADGDGMCAAVPVQIALQRFIAEVHEDENAPRHLIKRLPAKAPFYEMEDATRDLNFALEDREKHGQQLPLLLMLDNGSTAEDVPAYETLAHYDIPIVTVDHHHPDPDAVEDLLDAHVNPYLHDEDYRITTGMLCVELARMIYPDLGDELRHVPAVAGLSDRSKADAMDDYIELAGEEGYDEDRLQDVSEALDYAAFWLRYNSGDQLIQNLLQVDSDDEQRHRDLVDFFADRGREEVDEQLDAAMPHLEHETLANGAHLYRIDVENYAHRFTYPAPGKTTGEIHDRKIEETGDPVITVGYGPDFAVLRSDGVRLDIPNMVSELEAEIAGGGVSGGGHLVVGSIKFVTGKREEVIDALVEKMAEADIDEALSSAAPIDD from the coding sequence ATGACGCGTGACTCCGCCGGGGAACCCGGCGCAGACGACGGGGATTCCGTCGTTTACGATCTCGCTCCCGATTGTACCGCCGAAGACGTTGAGACCGGCCGCTCCTATCTCGCCGAGATCAACGGTATCGTCGACTACGGCGTCTTCGTCGATCTCTCTGACTCAGTCTCCGGACTCGTCCACGAATCGGTTCTCGAGGGCACCTACGGCGTCGGCGATGAACTCGTCGTTACCCTCGAAAGCGTCCGCGAGAACGGTGACCTCGCCTTCGAGCCGGCCGACATCGACGACTACGCTCTCGAGACGGTCTCTCACGACTACTCCCTGACCGGAACCGACCGTCTCGAGGCGACCGTGGGCGAACAGATCCACCTCGAGGGCGTGGTGACGCAGGTCAAACAGACCGGCGGACCGACGATTTTCCACGTCGCCGACGAGAACGGCGTCGTTCCCTGCGCCGCCTTCGAGGAGGCCGGCGTCCGCGCCTATCCCACCATCGAAGTCGGCGACGTCGTCCGCGTAACGGGAACGCCGGAACACCGCGACGGCTCGGTCCAGATCGAGGTCGACGGCCTCTCGAAACTCGAGGGCGAGGACGCCGCCGAGGCTCGCGACCGCCTCGAGGTCGCCCTCGAAACCCGCGCCGAACCCCACGACGTCGAACCGCTGATCGACTGGCCGGCGTTCGAGAAACTCCGGCCCGACCTCGAGGAAGTCGCCCGGCTGCTCCGCCGGACGGTGCTCGAGGGGCGTCCGATCCGCGTGCGCCACCACGCCGACGGCGACGGGATGTGCGCCGCCGTCCCCGTCCAGATCGCGCTCCAGCGGTTCATCGCCGAGGTTCACGAGGACGAGAACGCGCCGCGCCACCTCATCAAGCGCCTCCCCGCGAAGGCTCCCTTCTACGAGATGGAAGACGCCACGCGGGACCTGAACTTCGCGCTCGAGGACCGCGAGAAACACGGCCAGCAACTGCCGCTTCTCCTCATGCTGGACAACGGCTCGACGGCCGAGGACGTCCCGGCCTACGAGACGCTTGCCCACTACGACATCCCGATCGTCACGGTCGACCACCACCACCCCGATCCGGACGCGGTCGAGGACCTGCTCGACGCCCACGTCAATCCGTACCTCCACGACGAGGACTATCGGATCACGACGGGAATGCTCTGCGTCGAACTCGCGCGGATGATCTACCCGGACCTGGGCGACGAACTCCGCCACGTCCCCGCCGTCGCCGGCCTCTCCGACCGATCGAAGGCCGACGCGATGGACGACTACATCGAGCTTGCCGGCGAGGAAGGCTACGACGAGGACCGCCTCCAGGACGTCAGCGAGGCACTCGACTACGCCGCCTTCTGGCTGCGCTACAACTCCGGCGACCAGCTGATCCAGAACCTGCTACAGGTCGACAGCGACGACGAACAGCGTCACCGCGACCTCGTCGATTTCTTCGCCGACCGCGGCCGCGAGGAAGTCGACGAACAACTCGACGCCGCGATGCCCCATCTCGAGCACGAAACGCTCGCGAACGGAGCCCACCTCTACCGGATCGACGTCGAGAACTACGCCCACCGCTTTACCTACCCTGCACCGGGGAAGACCACGGGCGAGATCCACGACCGCAAGATCGAGGAGACCGGCGACCCGGTCATTACGGTCGGCTACGGCCCGGACTTCGCCGTCCTGCGCTCCGATGGGGTTCGACTGGACATTCCGAACATGGTCTCCGAACTCGAGGCCGAAATCGCGGGCGGCGGCGTCTCCGGCGGCGGCCACCTCGTCGTCGGCTCGATCAAGTTCGTCACCGGGAAGCGCGAGGAAGTGATCGACGCTCTGGTCGAGAAGATGGCCGAGGCCGACATCGACGAAGCGCTCTCGAGTGCGGCCCCGATCGACGACTGA
- a CDS encoding aldo/keto reductase: MLGVGTHYHASYDECRENVRQALRTGYRHIDTTVRREAYHNESAVGDAVAAAEVDREDLFVATKVDPADLDARRIRISVEESLDRLGMEYVDILYPRWPTEEYEAAETLAAFGTLHEEGLVERIGVSNFTVDLLEEALEVSEKPIFANQVEMHPLFPQEELQAFCARDDIDVELVAYSPLARGAIEDVDEIREVAAKHGASPEQVSLAWLREKGVSAVPRATSTAHLRENWLSLGVDLDDEDVATLDAIEERRRIVDPADAPWNR; this comes from the coding sequence ATGCTCGGCGTCGGTACCCACTACCACGCGTCGTACGACGAGTGCCGCGAGAACGTCCGACAGGCGCTTCGGACGGGCTACCGCCACATCGACACGACCGTCCGGCGCGAAGCCTATCACAACGAGTCCGCCGTCGGCGACGCCGTCGCCGCGGCCGAGGTCGACCGCGAGGACCTCTTCGTGGCAACGAAAGTCGACCCCGCCGACCTGGACGCCAGGCGCATCCGGATCAGCGTCGAGGAGAGTCTCGACCGACTCGGAATGGAGTACGTCGACATACTGTACCCCCGCTGGCCGACCGAGGAGTACGAGGCCGCCGAGACGCTGGCGGCCTTCGGGACCCTCCACGAAGAGGGACTCGTCGAACGGATCGGCGTGAGTAACTTCACCGTCGACCTCCTCGAGGAAGCCCTCGAGGTGTCCGAAAAACCGATCTTCGCCAACCAAGTCGAGATGCATCCCCTGTTCCCGCAGGAGGAACTCCAGGCGTTCTGTGCTCGAGACGACATCGACGTGGAGCTCGTCGCGTACTCGCCGCTCGCCCGCGGCGCCATCGAGGACGTAGACGAGATCCGAGAAGTGGCTGCCAAGCACGGGGCGAGCCCCGAACAGGTCAGTCTCGCGTGGCTCCGCGAGAAGGGGGTAAGCGCCGTTCCGAGGGCTACGAGCACGGCGCACCTCCGGGAGAACTGGCTCAGTCTCGGCGTGGACCTCGACGACGAAGACGTGGCGACACTGGACGCCATCGAGGAGCGCCGACGCATCGTCGATCCCGCCGATGCGCCGTGGAACCGCTGA
- a CDS encoding A/G-specific adenine glycosylase has product MTAEAQEWALPDDPAAVREALIGWYEDDYRDFPWRRTDDPYEILVSEVMSQQTQLGRVVEAWEEFLERWPTTAELVDADRAEVVGFWTDHSLGYNNRAKYLHEAAGQIQEEYDGDFPETPEELQELMGVGPYTANAVASFAFNTGDAVVDTNVKRVLYRAFDVPDDDAAFEEAASELMPDGKSRVWNNAIMELGGVACEQTPRCDEAGCPWREWCGAYASGDFTAPDVPTQPSFEGSRRQFRGRVIATLREYDELEVDTLGHRIRVDYTPDGEYGREWLEGIVTDLESDGLVEFDRDGGTPIARLRR; this is encoded by the coding sequence ATGACAGCAGAGGCCCAGGAGTGGGCGTTGCCCGACGATCCAGCGGCCGTTCGCGAGGCGCTGATCGGGTGGTACGAGGACGACTACCGCGACTTCCCGTGGCGGCGGACCGACGATCCCTACGAAATCCTCGTCAGCGAGGTGATGAGTCAGCAGACCCAACTGGGCCGCGTCGTCGAGGCCTGGGAGGAGTTCCTCGAGCGCTGGCCGACGACCGCCGAGTTGGTGGACGCCGATCGCGCCGAAGTCGTGGGCTTCTGGACGGACCACAGTCTCGGGTACAACAACCGGGCGAAGTACCTGCACGAGGCTGCCGGTCAGATTCAAGAAGAGTACGACGGCGACTTTCCCGAGACTCCCGAGGAACTGCAGGAACTGATGGGCGTCGGTCCGTACACCGCCAATGCGGTCGCGAGCTTCGCGTTCAATACCGGCGACGCGGTCGTCGACACGAACGTCAAACGCGTCCTCTATCGGGCCTTCGACGTCCCGGACGACGACGCGGCCTTCGAGGAGGCCGCGAGCGAACTCATGCCCGACGGCAAGTCTCGAGTCTGGAACAACGCGATCATGGAACTCGGCGGCGTCGCTTGCGAGCAGACACCCCGCTGTGACGAGGCGGGCTGTCCGTGGCGCGAGTGGTGTGGGGCCTACGCGAGCGGCGACTTCACCGCTCCGGACGTCCCCACCCAGCCGAGTTTCGAGGGGAGCCGCCGGCAGTTCCGCGGCCGCGTGATCGCCACTCTCCGAGAGTACGACGAACTCGAGGTGGATACCCTCGGTCACCGCATCCGCGTCGACTACACCCCCGACGGCGAGTACGGACGGGAGTGGCTCGAGGGGATAGTAACCGATCTCGAGTCGGACGGACTGGTCGAGTTCGATCGCGACGGTGGCACTCCTATCGCACGGCTTCGGCGGTAG
- a CDS encoding helix-turn-helix domain-containing protein: MTTVVELEIPAARLGFARTFDRVSTFEFQVGGMIGGSSPLVWTNGPDRETVKQALEADPSVEVIASIADDADESSADDGVTARQNDRWLFRLEFGDGVKLLEQIVTETDGAILTARGANGRWMLKLLFDDRESVSACHELFEQYEYQAAVTRISGIDDLASAQTPLTETQYETICKAHELGYFDVPRGVTLKELAAELDVSHQALSERLRRSHAALVSAELSERTAPMEIDP; the protein is encoded by the coding sequence ATGACCACAGTCGTCGAACTCGAGATTCCGGCTGCGCGACTCGGCTTCGCCCGGACGTTCGATCGAGTGTCGACGTTCGAGTTTCAGGTCGGCGGGATGATCGGTGGCTCGTCGCCGCTCGTCTGGACGAACGGCCCGGACCGCGAGACGGTCAAGCAGGCGCTCGAGGCGGATCCGTCGGTCGAAGTGATCGCGAGCATCGCCGACGACGCTGATGAGTCCTCGGCGGACGACGGAGTGACGGCCCGTCAGAACGATCGCTGGTTGTTCCGACTCGAATTCGGAGACGGCGTGAAACTGCTCGAACAGATCGTCACCGAGACCGACGGCGCGATCCTGACGGCTCGAGGAGCGAACGGGCGTTGGATGCTGAAGTTGCTGTTCGACGATCGGGAGTCGGTGTCGGCGTGTCACGAGTTGTTCGAGCAATACGAGTACCAGGCCGCCGTCACCCGAATCAGCGGTATCGACGATCTCGCGAGCGCGCAAACACCCCTGACCGAAACGCAGTACGAGACGATCTGCAAGGCGCACGAACTCGGCTACTTCGACGTCCCGAGGGGGGTGACGCTCAAGGAGTTGGCCGCGGAACTCGACGTCTCACACCAGGCGCTCTCCGAACGGCTCCGGCGGAGTCACGCCGCCCTCGTCAGCGCTGAACTGTCCGAGCGAACTGCACCGATGGAGATCGATCCCTGA
- a CDS encoding GNAT family N-acetyltransferase gives MKSTETLEFGHADRKEIYEYVERRGAVEPEETRDQLGLDPGGFRHHVAILKRDGRIDEEDGTLRVTIDAGAEEEYVSEALEFHIRPARQEDLTGIVGAIRQVAEEKTYIEAESVADEIDHESALLRHNELQSRMFFVATVDQDVVGWVHLHAPELEKLSHTAELTVGVLEEYRDHGIGSHLLSRGLEWAGSNGYERVYQSVPSTNEEAIAFLEMHDWETEAVREDHYKLNGHYVDEVMMAVDL, from the coding sequence ATGAAGTCGACAGAAACGCTCGAGTTCGGCCACGCGGACCGCAAAGAGATATACGAGTACGTCGAGCGCCGCGGAGCGGTCGAGCCCGAAGAGACTCGAGATCAGCTGGGCCTCGATCCCGGCGGCTTCCGCCACCACGTCGCGATCCTCAAGCGAGACGGCCGAATCGACGAGGAAGACGGCACGCTCAGAGTCACGATCGACGCGGGCGCGGAAGAGGAGTACGTCTCCGAAGCGCTCGAGTTTCACATCCGGCCGGCGCGCCAGGAGGACCTGACGGGGATCGTCGGTGCGATCCGGCAGGTCGCCGAGGAGAAAACGTACATCGAAGCGGAGAGCGTCGCCGACGAGATCGACCACGAGAGCGCGCTGCTCCGACACAACGAACTCCAGTCCCGGATGTTCTTCGTCGCCACGGTCGACCAGGATGTCGTCGGCTGGGTCCACCTTCACGCCCCGGAGTTAGAGAAGTTGAGCCACACCGCCGAACTCACCGTCGGCGTTCTCGAGGAGTACCGCGATCACGGCATCGGTTCGCATCTCCTTTCGCGCGGTCTCGAGTGGGCCGGCTCCAACGGCTACGAACGGGTCTACCAGAGCGTGCCGTCGACCAACGAGGAGGCGATCGCGTTCCTCGAGATGCACGACTGGGAGACCGAAGCGGTCCGCGAGGATCACTACAAACTCAACGGCCACTACGTCGACGAGGTGATGATGGCCGTCGATCTGTAG